A region of Sugiyamaella lignohabitans strain CBS 10342 chromosome A, complete sequence DNA encodes the following proteins:
- the VPS62 gene encoding Vps62p (Vacuolar protein sorting (VPS) protein; required for cytoplasm to vacuole targeting of proteins; VPS62 has a paralog, TDA6, that arose from the whole genome duplication; GO_component: GO:0000329 - fungal-type vacuole membrane [Evidence IDA] [PMID 19001347]; GO_component: GO:0016021 - integral component of membrane [Evidence IEA]; GO_component: GO:0016020 - membrane [Evidence IEA,IEA]; GO_function: GO:0003674 - molecular_function [Evidence ND]; GO_process: GO:0006623 - protein targeting to vacuole [Evidence IMP] [PMID 12134085]; GO_process: GO:0015031 - protein transport [Evidence IEA]; GO_process: GO:0006810 - transport [Evidence IEA]), with protein MLLPLSCLGYLSVVLGATPDIFVSTSGGVNISDFKSSFPHDTIPDYILKYAPVVHLYSEEKYLPYDINEYVKHFVVRDETGQMVAPVPPVTPFTIGDVVYSVKNALGGLFLSSSPQVPLNTAQTQGEAQGQGQEDEKSAENGDEDSNPPDISPSRPLSGLRELAEISHSVQTRKLDPNNLFLSAVEDYSVDPDWITGRGNLPSFEDDKIANAPAVLIVVDKGDGIVDAFWFCFYSFNLGPFVMGGGPYGNHIGDWEHSLVRFKDGEPVLLWMSAHGGGSAYDFGALEKLNTDSNRPVLFSARGTHANYATVGQHSHDIPYHMLSDFTDRGPLWDLSKNYLAYTYDGHEVRLANGSDPGREDEYGDWLNYLGHWGDKKLAPEDPRQRYHPFEWLMIDGPLGPLAKNLLRRDPCQRSKWWNFSKSCRIRHRLLMGEGIESEGGGCARALDAIGPYWLQWLLRVVTSGGFGCYLVDRIWG; from the coding sequence ATGTTGTTGCCTCTCAGCTGTCTCGGTTATTTATCTGTCGTTCTAGGAGCTACTcctgatatttttgttagtaCTAGTGGTGGTGTTAATATTAGTGATTTCAAGTCTTCGTTTCCTCATGACACTATTCCTGATTATATTCTGAAATATGCTCCCGTCGTTCATTTATATTCCGAGGAGAAATACTTGCCATACGATATAAATGAGTATGTGAAACATTTCGTTGTTCGTGACGAAACTGGCCAAATGGTCGCTCCTGTCCCACCTGTCACTCCGTTTACTATAGGAGATGTCGTTTATTCGGTAAAGAATGCGCTTGGTGGCCTGTTtttgtcatcatcaccacaaGTACCCCTGAATACTGCACAAACACAAGGAGAAGCACAAGGACAAGGacaagaagatgaaaaatCTGCTGAAAATGGCGATGAAGATAGTAATCCTCCTGATATATCTCCTTCAAGGCCGTTGTCGGGCCTGCGTGAGCTGGCGGAAATCTCGCATTCCGTTCAGACTCGCAAGCTCGATCCTAATAATCTCTTTCTGTCTGCAGTTGAAGACTACTCTGTAGACCCCGACTGGATCACTGGAAGAGGCAATTTGCCCAGTTTTGAGGATGATAAGATTGCTAATGCTCCTGCTGTGCTTATTGTAGTTGATAAGGGCGATGGGATAGTAGACGCCTTctggttttgtttctatTCGTTTAATCTCGGTCCGTTTGTCATGGGTGGCGGTCCGTATGGAAATCATATTGGCGATTGGGAACACTCGCTAGTTAGGTTTAAAGATGGTGAACCTGTGTTATTGTGGATGTCTGCTCATGGCGGTGGTTCGGCTTATGATTTTGGTGCTTTGGAGAAGCTCAACACCGACAGTAACCGACCTGTGCTCTTCTCTGCTCGTGGGACACATGCTAATTATGCTACTGTAGGCCAGCATTCTCATGATATACCCTATCATATGTTATCTGATTTCACGGATAGGGGTCCTTTGTGGGATTTGTCTAAAAATTATTTGGCTTATACATATGACGGACACGAGGTACGACTGGCTAATGGATCGGATCCTGGTCGAGAAGACGAATATGGCGACTGGCTTAATTATCTGGGTCACTGGGGCGATAAAAAGCTCGCTCCGGAAGACCCTCGTCAGCGCTACCATCCTTTTGAATGGCTCATGATAGACGGACCCCTGGGACCACTGGCAAAAAATCTGCTGAGACGGGATCCATGCCAAAGATCGAAATGGTGGAACTTCTCGAAATCCTGTCGTATTAGACACCGACTGCTTATGGGTGAAGGCATCGAAAGTGAAGGAGGCGGATGTGCCCGTGCTCTGGACGCCATCGGACCATACTGGCTGCAATGGCTGCTTCGTGTGGTTACATCTGGCGGCTTTGGATGCTATTTAGTCGACCGCATTTGGGGTTAG
- the SNF3 gene encoding Snf3p (Plasma membrane low glucose sensor, regulates glucose transport; contains 12 predicted transmembrane segments and a long C-terminal tail required for induction of hexose transporters; also senses fructose and mannose; SNF3 has a paralog, RGT2, that arose from the whole genome duplication; GO_component: GO:0016021 - integral component of membrane [Evidence IEA,IEA]; GO_component: GO:0016021 - integral component of membrane [Evidence ISM] [PMID 12192589]; GO_component: GO:0016020 - membrane [Evidence IEA,IEA]; GO_component: GO:0005886 - plasma membrane [Evidence IEA,IEA]; GO_component: GO:0005886 - plasma membrane [Evidence IDA] [PMID 2406560]; GO_component: GO:0005886 - plasma membrane [Evidence IDA] [PMID 24124599]; GO_function: GO:0005536 - glucose binding [Evidence TAS] [PMID 10477308]; GO_function: GO:0005355 - glucose transmembrane transporter activity [Evidence TAS] [PMID 10477308]; GO_function: GO:0004872 - receptor activity [Evidence TAS] [PMID 10477308]; GO_function: GO:0022891 - substrate-specific transmembrane transporter activity [Evidence IEA]; GO_function: GO:0022857 - transmembrane transporter activity [Evidence IEA]; GO_function: GO:0005215 - transporter activity [Evidence IEA]; GO_process: GO:0008643 - carbohydrate transport [Evidence IEA]; GO_process: GO:0051594 - detection of glucose [Evidence IGI,IMP] [PMID 8901598]; GO_process: GO:0015755 - fructose transport [Evidence IMP] [PMID 2046678]; GO_process: GO:0015758 - glucose transport [Evidence IMP] [PMID 2046678]; GO_process: GO:0015758 - glucose transport [Evidence IGI] [PMID 9564039]; GO_process: GO:0015761 - mannose transport [Evidence IMP] [PMID 2046678]; GO_process: GO:0045835 - negative regulation of meiosis [Evidence IMP] [PMID 18616605]; GO_process: GO:0007165 - signal transduction [Evidence TAS] [PMID 10477308]; GO_process: GO:0055085 - transmembrane transport [Evidence IEA]; GO_process: GO:0006810 - transport [Evidence IEA,IEA]) yields MDPIQPAPTLDITTLKLNRTGLIRTIITTCVACSGGLMWGYDSGVISGILSLESFKDHFHVTASNSSAVSSNAVSLLQAGGFFGALFISPACQRFGRRLSMIFAAIVFLCGAVMQIAGTGGLPLFYVGRVIAGLGVGGVTCCVPTYVAEMLPKKIRGTMMGTWQFWIVTGVTISYWTDYGVNERVNDPNSQWRIPLGVQMIPAVLLILGTIILKESPRWLAKRGEDDKALANLAYMRGLDVGSPEVQAEYQEIYQALLHETEVTGGVTWKEMFLPGNRKRAIIGFSLMAAQQFSGTNAIGYYAPQIFEAVGISSTSTGLFATGLYGVVKMVMTMALCLFAIERFGRRMCLLVGGFFMGLFMLIIGVLLKTHPPNPDSAVLSSASYAMVVFIYLYVTAYCFSWGPVPWIYASEIFPNRIREYCVALCASSQWLFNFVVTQFSPYALKSLGWGIFMLFMGFNFLNCIGVWFLPETTGLALEEMDTLFGAPTAIDNAKVRESAVQNAYDAKQDVEFVEDAEQGGSRV; encoded by the coding sequence ATGGATCCTATTCAACCTGCTCCAACTCTTGATATCACAACTTTAAAGTTGAATAGAACGGGTCTTATCCGTACTATCATCACAACATGTGTCGCCTGTTCTGGTGGTTTGATGTGGGGTTATGATTCGGGTGTTATCTCTGGTATTCTCAGTTTAGAATCATTCAAGGACCACTTCCATGTCACAGCTTCTAACTCTAGTGCGGTTTCTTCTAATGCCGtatctcttcttcaagccGGTGGTTTCTTTGGTGCTCTTTTCATCTCTCCTGCCTGTCAAAGATTTGGTAGAAGATTATCCATGATCTTCGCTGCTATTGTTTTCCTTTGTGGTGCTGTCATGCAAATcgctggtactggtggttTGCCTCTCTTTTACGTTGGTCGTGTTATTGCTGGTcttggtgttggtggtgtcaCTTGTTGTGTTCCCACTTATGTTGCTGAAATGCTTCCCAAGAAGATTAGAGGTACTATGATGGGTACCTGGCAGTTCTGGATTGTTACTGGTGTCACTATCTCGTACTGGACTGATTATGGAGTCAATGAGCGCGTGAATGATCCTAACTCACAATGGCGTATTCCTTTGGGTGTGCAAATGATTCCTGCTGTTTTGCTTATTTTGGGTACCATTATCTTGAAGGAGTCTCCAAGATGGTTGGCTAAGCgtggtgaagatgacaaGGCTCTTGCTAACCTTGCTTACATGAGAGGATTGGATGTTGGAAGCCCTGAAGTTCAAGCTGAATACCAAGAAATTTACcaagctcttcttcacgAGACTGAAGTTACTGGAGGTGTTACTTGGAAGGAGATGTTCCTTCCAGGAAACCGCAAGCGTGCTATCATTGGTTTCTCTTTAATGGCTGCTCAACAATTCAGTGGTACTAATGCCATCGGTTACTATGCCCCACAAATTTTCGAAGCTGTTGGTATCTCTAGTACTTCAACTGGTCTTTTCGCTACTGGTCTCTATGGTGTTGTCAAGATGGTCATGACTATGGCTCTTTGTCTGTTCGCTATTGAGAGATTCGGTCGTAGAATGTGTCTTCTCGTGGGTGGTTTCTTCATGGGTCTTTTCATGCTTATTATTGGTGTCTTGCTCAAGACTCACCCTCCTAATCCCGATTCTGCTGTCTTGTCATCTGCTTCTTATGCCATGGTTGTCTTCATTTACCTCTATGTTACTGCTTACTGCTTTAGTTGGGGCCCAGTTCCATGGATCTATGCTTCTGAGATATTCCCCAACCGTATCAGAGAGTACTGCGTTGCCCTTTGTGCTTCATCTCAATGGTTGTTCAACTTTGTTGTTACCCAATTCTCTCCTTATGCTTTGAAGTCTCTTGGATGGGGTATTTTCATGCTCTTCATGGGATTCAACTTCCTTAACTGCATTGGTGTTTGGTTCCTTCCTGAGACTACCGGTCTTGCTCTTGAGGAGATGGACACTTTGTTTGGTGCTCCAACTGCTATTGACAATGCCAAGGTTCGTGAGAGTGCTGTTCAAAACGCTTATGATGCTAAGCAAGATGTTGAGTTTGTCGAGGATGCTGAGCAAGGCGGTTCTCGCGTTTAA
- a CDS encoding Polysialic acid capsule expression protein, producing MYSAITPPSEASPSILATAKHFLKAQANALIYLSSLYDSDQTAQDQFFSSLQYMYNAILTNGKIIVTGMGKSFKIADKLVATMNSLGIHAASLHPSDALHGDLGVVRPSDVLIMITSSGTTPELTTLLNHIPRGLVVLCLTCSPQSPLAKASHSVLSAQVPDHLSEVNVYGLAAPTITTTACLAVGDAICITLAEMLVADEKTRRRNFGKWHPGGAIGQSYIENKTSVANGGVVVTTAVSSPPQCSYVDWSDIGIIDCSPDQCDELNLLRACAGTSWVLFESTHLASSSNLLAGFRNKANFAQRLYNKSEYIAISSLPRISQSQLQAEQENLLSQIYVITDSTDTPIGVLDRR from the coding sequence ATGTATTCGGCAATAACGCCACCATCAGAGGCTTCGCCATCGATATTGGCGACAGCCAAACATTTTCTCAAAGCTCAGGCTAATGCGCTGATATATTTGTCTTCACTTTATGATTCGGATCAAACAGCTCAGGATCagttcttctcttctctacAGTACATGTATAATGCAATTCTCACAAATGGAAAGATTATCGTGACTGGTATGGGTAAATCATTCAAAATTGCCGACAAACTGGTAGCCACCATGAATTCATTAGGTATCCATGCTGCTAGTCTACATCCTTCTGACGCTTTACATGGTGATTTGGGAGTTGTCAGGCCTTCAGATGTGCTGATTATGATTACTTCTTCTGGAACCACCCCAGAGTTGACGACTTTACTAAATCATATCCCAAGAGGTTTGGTTGTATTATGTTTAACCTGTAGTCCTCAATCTCCACTGGCAAAAGCTTCACATTCTGTACTATCAGCTCAGGTGCCGGATCATCTGTCTGAAGTCAATGTATACGGGCTGGCTGCTCCCACAATCACAACGACTGCATGCTTGGCTGTGGGTGACGCTATTTGCATTACTTTAGCTGAGAtgcttgttgctgatgagaAAACTAGAAGGCGTAATTTTGGAAAGTGGCACCCCGGTGGGGCTATTGGCCAATCttatattgaaaataagaCTTCTGTTGCGAATGGTGGTGTGGTAGTAACGACGGCGGTTTCTTCACCTCCACAATGTTCCTATGTTGATTGGTCTGATATTGGTATTATAGACTGTTCTCCAGACCAATGTGATGAGTTGAATCTCTTGCGAGCATGTGCTGGTACAAGTTGGGTGCTGTTTGAATCAACTCATCTTGCTTCATCGTCGAATCTTCTGGCTGGATTTCGAAATAAAGCTAACTTTGCTCAGCGGCTGTACAATAAGAGTGAATATATCGCTATTTCATCTCTACCGCGGATCTCACAATCACAACTACAAGCTGAGCAAGAGAATCTTCTGTCACAGATATATGTCATCACTGATAGTACTGACACGCCCATCGGGGTGCTTGACAGACGATAA